The Microbacterium limosum genome contains a region encoding:
- a CDS encoding ABC transporter family substrate-binding protein: MRMRNAKAFGSLAMLGATALIVAGCTAGNTTAPTDAATDSTQLPSTDWVRADASEVQDGGSVTLAVSALPVNFNIYQIDGNDSDTNDIVETTLGGPIKIDESGSPVLNEDYASSAEITSEDPQVVEVRLNPEAVWEDGTPITVADYVATWQANNGSNAEFINVSTAGWDQIESIEEGDDEYHVVVTFSSVYADWQSLFTSVLKESVASDPAAFNEGFLTSAMPSSGPFVITNVDTTGQIVTAERNPLWWGETPKLDRILFQAVSQDQQGSSFANGEIDALYISSNADLYETAQGVDGADIQATNGLTWTHVTMNASDGPLADVNVRKAVASIVNREQIAAAANTPVGVPAVTQGDYIFMAGQEGYEDAALPYDPEAGAAFLEEAGYTQEGEEWVRDGETLELTVTVPADTATNIQRAEQVQADLGEFGIPVELVTVPVAGYFSDYVIPGDFEMVSFSWVGTAFPISTAEPLFSPLDSEQNFTGTTEEALGDLWDRANSELDPQARIEIANEINEAIWDYVPMFPIAPLPEVWAVADGLVNYGATQFETIDWTLVGWAAE; the protein is encoded by the coding sequence ATGAGAATGCGCAACGCGAAGGCGTTCGGATCCCTCGCGATGCTGGGCGCCACCGCGCTCATCGTCGCGGGCTGCACCGCCGGCAACACCACCGCCCCGACCGACGCGGCGACCGATTCGACGCAGCTTCCTTCGACGGACTGGGTGCGCGCCGACGCCTCCGAGGTGCAGGACGGCGGCAGCGTCACGCTCGCCGTGAGCGCCCTGCCGGTGAACTTCAACATCTACCAGATCGACGGCAACGACTCCGACACCAACGACATCGTCGAGACGACGCTCGGCGGCCCCATCAAGATCGACGAATCCGGCAGTCCCGTCCTCAACGAGGACTACGCGTCATCCGCGGAGATCACGAGCGAGGACCCGCAGGTCGTGGAGGTCCGACTCAACCCCGAGGCGGTCTGGGAGGACGGCACACCCATCACCGTCGCCGACTACGTCGCGACCTGGCAGGCCAACAACGGCTCGAACGCGGAGTTCATCAACGTCTCCACCGCAGGGTGGGACCAGATCGAGTCGATCGAGGAGGGCGATGACGAATACCACGTCGTCGTGACCTTCTCATCGGTCTATGCCGACTGGCAGAGTCTGTTCACGAGCGTCCTCAAGGAGAGCGTCGCGAGCGATCCGGCGGCGTTCAACGAGGGCTTCCTCACCTCCGCCATGCCTTCCTCGGGGCCCTTCGTCATCACGAACGTGGACACGACGGGCCAGATCGTCACCGCCGAGCGCAACCCGCTGTGGTGGGGCGAGACACCCAAGCTCGACCGCATCCTGTTCCAGGCCGTGAGCCAGGATCAGCAGGGCTCGTCGTTCGCCAACGGCGAGATCGACGCCCTGTACATCTCCTCCAACGCCGACCTCTACGAGACGGCCCAGGGCGTCGACGGGGCCGACATCCAGGCGACGAACGGTCTCACGTGGACCCACGTGACCATGAACGCCTCGGACGGTCCGCTCGCCGACGTCAACGTCCGCAAGGCCGTCGCCTCGATCGTGAACCGCGAGCAGATCGCCGCCGCGGCCAACACGCCCGTCGGGGTGCCGGCCGTCACGCAGGGCGACTACATCTTCATGGCGGGCCAGGAGGGCTACGAGGATGCCGCGCTGCCCTACGATCCCGAAGCGGGCGCCGCCTTCCTCGAGGAGGCCGGCTACACGCAGGAGGGCGAGGAGTGGGTCAGGGACGGCGAGACGCTCGAGCTGACCGTCACCGTACCCGCCGACACCGCCACGAACATCCAGCGCGCCGAGCAGGTGCAGGCCGACCTCGGCGAGTTCGGCATCCCCGTCGAACTCGTCACGGTCCCCGTCGCCGGCTACTTCAGCGACTACGTCATCCCCGGCGACTTCGAGATGGTCTCCTTCTCGTGGGTGGGCACGGCGTTCCCGATCTCGACGGCGGAGCCGCTGTTCTCCCCGCTCGACTCGGAGCAGAACTTCACCGGCACGACGGAGGAGGCGCTCGGGGACCTGTGGGACCGGGCGAACAGCGAGCTCGATCCGCAGGCCCGCATCGAGATCGCGAACGAGATCAATGAGGCGATCTGGGACTACGTGCCGATGTTCCCGATCGCACCGCTGCCCGAGGTGTGGGCGGTCGCCGATGGTCTGGTCAACTACGGTGCGACGCAGTTCGAGACGATCGACTGGACCCTCGTGGGCTGGGCCGCCGAGTAA
- a CDS encoding CPBP family intramembrane glutamic endopeptidase, protein MNRVRLRWELGIVLAVTLGQSALYSVLTLVRRLTISVPLGQQQTALNPSRDDAALWDALYQILSVFFDLALVALVVYLLWEPGSNALRRIGLDFTRFGGDAGRGILLILVIGVPGLGLYAVGRTLGATVAVQASPLDAAWWAVPLLVLSALRAGLLEEVIMLGYLFDRLRRLGWGWWPIIIASATLRAAYHAYQGFGPIIGNFVMGIVFGWCYKRWGRVMPLVIAHTLIDVIAFVGYPLAAALWPGIFGPVPAPSGTPTPTPSP, encoded by the coding sequence TTGAACCGGGTCCGGCTGCGCTGGGAACTGGGTATCGTTCTCGCCGTCACGCTCGGCCAGTCGGCGTTGTATTCCGTGCTCACGCTCGTGCGACGGCTGACGATCTCGGTGCCCCTCGGACAGCAGCAGACCGCCCTCAATCCCTCCCGCGACGACGCGGCCCTCTGGGATGCGCTGTACCAGATCCTGTCGGTGTTCTTCGACCTGGCGCTGGTCGCGCTGGTGGTCTACCTGCTGTGGGAGCCGGGATCGAACGCGCTGCGGCGGATCGGGCTGGACTTCACCCGCTTCGGAGGCGACGCGGGCCGCGGCATCCTCCTCATCCTCGTCATCGGGGTGCCGGGCCTCGGGCTCTACGCCGTGGGACGGACACTCGGCGCGACGGTGGCGGTGCAGGCCTCGCCGCTGGATGCCGCGTGGTGGGCAGTGCCGCTGCTGGTGCTCTCCGCACTGCGCGCGGGGCTGCTCGAAGAGGTCATCATGCTCGGCTATCTCTTCGACCGCCTGCGCCGGTTGGGGTGGGGGTGGTGGCCGATCATCATCGCATCGGCGACGCTGCGCGCGGCCTACCACGCATACCAGGGCTTCGGCCCGATCATCGGCAACTTCGTGATGGGGATCGTCTTCGGCTGGTGCTACAAGCGGTGGGGGCGGGTCATGCCGCTCGTGATCGCGCACACCCTCATCGACGTCATCGCCTTCGTCGGGTATCCGCTTGCGGCCGCGCTCTGGCCGGGGATCTTCGGCCCCGTCCCCGCGCCGTCAGGCACCCCAACCCCGACCCCCTCGCCCTGA
- a CDS encoding PH domain-containing protein, whose amino-acid sequence MRRATPTPEGRVFRTPSGVVAFVVAAAVAALLLGDAAVRAGVGEMLLLAPWILLLLWGAYVFVYAPRVRIDRDGIRLHNILRIIDVPWALVRGIDVRWQLELTLHDGRVLRAYGGPVAGRPGRPALRRSPGEAERVPPAVRDLALIREQWQDALEQGADSAAPEIRRGWDVPGLVALAAILAWAVIALLISGGTS is encoded by the coding sequence ATGAGGCGCGCGACTCCGACTCCCGAGGGACGGGTCTTCCGAACGCCGTCCGGAGTCGTCGCGTTCGTCGTGGCGGCGGCGGTCGCTGCGCTCCTGCTGGGGGATGCCGCGGTGCGTGCGGGGGTGGGGGAGATGCTCCTGCTGGCCCCCTGGATCCTGCTCCTGCTCTGGGGTGCATACGTCTTCGTCTATGCACCCCGCGTGCGCATCGACCGCGACGGCATCCGGCTCCACAACATCCTCCGCATCATCGACGTGCCGTGGGCGCTCGTACGCGGCATCGACGTGCGGTGGCAGCTGGAGCTGACGCTTCACGACGGCCGGGTCCTGCGCGCCTACGGCGGACCCGTGGCGGGAAGGCCAGGGCGACCCGCGCTCCGGCGATCGCCGGGGGAAGCCGAGCGGGTGCCCCCCGCGGTCCGCGATCTCGCACTGATCCGCGAGCAGTGGCAGGACGCCCTCGAGCAGGGAGCCGACTCGGCGGCCCCGGAGATCCGACGCGGCTGGGACGTTCCGGGGCTCGTCGCGCTGGCCGCGATCCTCGCGTGGGCGGTCATCGCTCTGCTGATCTCCGGCGGAACAAGCTGA
- a CDS encoding ABC transporter ATP-binding protein yields the protein MSVDSQTPLLSIRDLTVAFDAGKTSREVLHGVSLDIHPGETVAIVGESGSGKSTTASAIINLLPGTGHVTGGSITLEGRELTELSLSQMEKVRGREIGYVPQDPMSNLNPVWSIGFQVKEAIRANGIATGRREVEQRAIEVLKQAGLKDAERRLHQFPHQFSGGMRQRALIGIGLAADPKLLIADEPTSALDVTVQRVILDHMASLTRERGTAVLLITHDLGLAAERADTIIVMNQGEIVESGPSREILEDPRHPYTQRLVAAAPSLASQRIQATVEDRGPVRDIDAAEPPAVVVTDLVKEYKIRRGGFRSEPFRAVDGVSFEIPRGKTLALVGESGSGKSTIAKMVLGLEDPTSGSITIDGERTDALSGREFFALRRRMQPVFQDPYGSLDPLRNIGNTISEPLHIHGVGDAASRRARVKELLEQVALPQELASRYPNELSGGQRQRVAIARALALKPDIVVLDEAVSALDVLVQDQILQLLADLQSELALTYLFITHDLAVVRVAADLVCVMEHGKLVEQGTVDQIFAAPAEEYTRRLLDAIPGASIPLGGR from the coding sequence ATGAGCGTCGACTCCCAGACCCCGCTGCTGTCCATCCGCGACCTGACCGTCGCCTTCGACGCGGGCAAGACGTCGCGTGAGGTGCTGCACGGCGTGAGCCTCGACATCCACCCCGGCGAGACGGTCGCGATCGTCGGCGAGTCCGGCTCCGGCAAGTCGACGACCGCGTCGGCCATCATCAACCTGCTCCCGGGCACGGGGCACGTCACGGGAGGCTCGATCACCCTCGAGGGGCGTGAGCTGACCGAGCTGTCGCTGTCGCAGATGGAGAAGGTGCGCGGGCGCGAGATCGGCTACGTGCCGCAGGACCCGATGTCGAACCTGAACCCCGTGTGGAGCATCGGCTTCCAGGTGAAGGAGGCGATCCGTGCGAACGGCATCGCCACGGGCCGCCGCGAGGTCGAGCAGCGCGCCATCGAGGTTCTGAAGCAGGCCGGACTGAAGGATGCCGAGCGCCGGCTCCACCAGTTCCCGCATCAGTTCTCGGGCGGCATGCGTCAGCGGGCCCTGATCGGCATCGGCCTCGCCGCCGATCCCAAGCTGCTCATCGCCGACGAGCCGACCTCGGCGCTCGACGTCACGGTGCAGCGGGTCATCCTCGACCACATGGCCTCGCTCACCCGCGAGCGCGGCACCGCGGTGCTTCTCATCACGCACGACCTGGGGCTTGCCGCCGAGCGCGCCGACACGATCATCGTGATGAACCAGGGCGAGATCGTCGAGTCGGGGCCGAGCCGGGAGATCCTCGAGGACCCGCGGCATCCCTACACGCAGCGCCTCGTCGCGGCGGCCCCGAGCCTCGCCTCCCAGCGGATCCAGGCCACCGTCGAGGACCGGGGGCCGGTGCGCGACATCGACGCCGCCGAGCCTCCCGCCGTCGTCGTGACCGACCTGGTCAAGGAGTACAAGATCCGTCGCGGCGGGTTCCGCAGCGAGCCGTTCCGCGCCGTCGACGGCGTCTCGTTCGAGATCCCGCGGGGCAAGACCCTCGCCCTCGTGGGCGAGTCCGGGTCCGGGAAGTCCACGATCGCGAAGATGGTCCTCGGGCTCGAGGATCCCACCTCGGGCTCGATCACGATCGACGGCGAGCGGACCGACGCGCTCTCCGGCCGGGAGTTCTTCGCGCTCCGCCGGCGCATGCAGCCGGTGTTCCAGGACCCGTACGGCTCCCTCGACCCGCTGCGCAACATCGGCAACACGATCTCCGAGCCGCTGCACATCCACGGGGTGGGCGACGCGGCGTCTCGGCGCGCTCGGGTGAAGGAGCTGCTCGAGCAGGTGGCCCTGCCGCAGGAACTCGCCTCGCGCTATCCGAACGAGCTCTCCGGCGGTCAGCGCCAGCGCGTGGCGATCGCGCGGGCGCTCGCCCTCAAGCCCGACATCGTCGTACTGGACGAGGCGGTGTCGGCGCTCGACGTGCTCGTGCAGGACCAGATCCTGCAGCTGCTGGCGGACCTGCAGTCCGAACTGGCGCTGACCTACCTGTTTATCACGCACGACCTCGCCGTCGTGCGGGTCGCGGCCGACCTGGTGTGCGTCATGGAGCATGGGAAGCTCGTGGAGCAGGGAACGGTGGACCAGATCTTCGCCGCTCCGGCCGAGGAGTACACGCGGCGCCTCCTCGACGCGATCCCCGGCGCATCCATCCCTCTCGGCGGCCGATGA
- the typA gene encoding translational GTPase TypA: MARALRSDLRNVAIVAHVDHGKTTLVDAMLRQTGSFGEHSHVEERAMDSNDLEREKGITILAKNTAITYNGAHTESPVTINVIDTPGHADFGGEVERGLSMVDGVVLLVDASEGPLPQTRFVLRKALEAKLPVILLVNKTDRPDARIVEVEEESHDLLLGLASDLVDDVPDLDVDALLDVPVVYASGRAGAASRNRPDNGALPDNDDLEPLFEAILEHVPAPSYDDEAPLQAWVTNLDSSPFLGRLALLRVFNGTLKKGQTVAWVRSDGTTSNARITELLKTRALERYPADDAGPGDIVAIAGFEDITIGETIADPEDVRPLPAITVDDPAISMTIGTNTSPLVGKVKGHKLTARMVKDRLDRELIGNVSLKVVDIGRPDTWEVQGRGELALAILVENMRREGFELTVGKPQVVTKQIDGKTYEPFEHLTIDAPEEYLGAITQLLAARKGRMDNMTNHGTGWVRMEFVVPSRGLIGFRTEFLTTTRGTGIANAISHGYEPWAGPIVTRQNGSIVADRSGVVTPFAIIGLQERMSFFVQPTQEVYEGMVIGENSRADDMDVNITKEKKLTNMRASTSDSFESMTPPRQLSLEESLEFAREDECVEVTPEIVRIRKVNLDANERARATARLKRQG; the protein is encoded by the coding sequence ATGGCGCGCGCCCTCCGATCCGACCTCCGCAACGTTGCGATCGTCGCCCACGTCGACCACGGCAAGACGACCCTCGTCGACGCCATGCTCCGCCAGACGGGCTCCTTCGGCGAGCACTCGCACGTCGAAGAGCGCGCGATGGACTCGAACGACCTCGAGCGGGAGAAGGGCATCACGATCCTCGCCAAGAACACGGCGATCACGTACAACGGCGCACACACCGAGTCGCCCGTGACGATCAACGTCATCGACACCCCGGGCCACGCCGACTTCGGCGGCGAGGTCGAGCGCGGCCTGTCGATGGTCGACGGTGTCGTGCTGCTGGTGGATGCCTCGGAGGGCCCCCTGCCGCAGACCCGCTTCGTGCTGCGCAAGGCGCTCGAGGCGAAGCTCCCCGTCATCCTGCTGGTGAACAAGACCGACCGCCCCGACGCGCGCATCGTCGAGGTCGAGGAGGAGAGCCACGACCTGCTGCTGGGCCTCGCCTCCGACCTCGTCGACGACGTGCCCGACCTCGATGTCGACGCGCTGCTCGACGTGCCGGTCGTCTACGCCTCGGGTCGCGCGGGCGCGGCCTCGCGCAACCGCCCCGACAACGGCGCCCTTCCCGACAACGACGACCTCGAGCCCCTCTTCGAGGCGATCCTCGAGCACGTGCCCGCGCCCTCCTACGACGACGAGGCGCCCCTGCAGGCGTGGGTCACGAACCTCGACTCCAGCCCGTTCCTCGGCCGCCTCGCCCTCCTCCGGGTCTTCAACGGCACGCTCAAGAAGGGGCAGACGGTCGCGTGGGTGCGCTCCGATGGCACCACGAGCAACGCCCGCATCACCGAGCTGCTCAAGACGCGGGCGCTCGAGCGCTACCCCGCGGATGACGCGGGTCCGGGAGACATCGTCGCCATCGCGGGCTTCGAGGACATCACGATCGGCGAGACGATCGCCGACCCCGAGGACGTCCGTCCTCTCCCCGCCATCACGGTCGACGATCCCGCCATCTCGATGACGATCGGCACCAACACGTCGCCCCTCGTCGGCAAGGTCAAGGGCCACAAGCTCACCGCGCGCATGGTCAAGGACCGCCTCGACCGCGAGCTGATCGGCAACGTCTCGCTCAAGGTCGTCGACATCGGACGCCCGGACACATGGGAGGTGCAGGGTCGCGGTGAGCTGGCCCTCGCGATCCTGGTCGAGAACATGCGTCGTGAGGGATTCGAGCTGACGGTCGGCAAGCCGCAGGTCGTCACCAAGCAGATCGACGGCAAGACGTACGAGCCCTTCGAGCACCTGACGATCGACGCCCCGGAGGAGTACCTCGGCGCGATCACGCAGCTGCTCGCCGCGCGCAAGGGTCGCATGGACAACATGACCAACCACGGCACCGGCTGGGTGCGGATGGAGTTCGTCGTCCCCTCGCGCGGTCTGATCGGCTTCCGCACCGAGTTCCTGACGACGACCCGCGGCACCGGAATCGCGAACGCGATCTCGCACGGCTACGAGCCCTGGGCAGGTCCCATCGTCACGCGCCAGAACGGCTCGATCGTCGCCGACCGCTCGGGAGTCGTCACGCCCTTCGCGATCATCGGCCTGCAGGAGCGCATGTCGTTCTTCGTGCAGCCGACGCAGGAGGTCTACGAGGGCATGGTCATCGGCGAGAACTCGCGCGCCGACGACATGGACGTCAACATCACGAAGGAGAAGAAGCTCACGAACATGCGAGCTTCGACCTCCGACTCCTTCGAATCGATGACCCCGCCGCGCCAGCTCTCGCTCGAGGAGAGCCTCGAGTTCGCGCGCGAGGACGAGTGCGTCGAGGTCACGCCCGAGATCGTCCGCATCCGCAAGGTCAACCTGGACGCGAACGAGCGCGCCCGCGCGACGGCCCGCCTCAAGCGCCAGGGCTGA
- a CDS encoding ABC transporter substrate-binding protein, with product MKRNRIALSGLALLGVGGLTLAGCASGGTDEGTDGGASAAIITTNGSEPENPLIPTATNEVGGGKILDAIFAGLVSYEADGTPVNDMAEEIVVDDPQNITVKIKEGQFFTDGEEVTADNFINAWNYGALLSNEQYNSYFFEDIEGFSYDEDSELTGLEQVDEYTFTIALNKPASDFPLRLGYSAYYPLPDAAFEDMDAFGESPIGNGPYMLASEDAWQHDVQIDLVKNEEYQGVRQAANGGLTINFYATQDAAYADLLGGEVDVIDAIPPSSLASFESDLGDRAVNQPAAVFQSFTIHSELPHFSGEEGELRRAAISMAINREEITDTIFQGSRTPASDFTSPVIDGWTDSLEGADVLEYNPEQAQALWAEADAISPWEGTFQIAYNADGGHDQWVDAVSNSIQNTLGIDASGAAYPTFAELRELVNSRTITTAFRTGWQADYPGLYNFLGPLYATNAGSNDGDYSNPEFDALLAEGISTDDQEAANELFQQAQEILLADLPAIPLWYSNVTGGYADTVENVEFGWNSVPLYHEITKGE from the coding sequence GTGAAGCGCAACAGAATCGCCCTCTCCGGGCTCGCGCTGCTGGGCGTCGGCGGGCTCACGCTCGCAGGCTGCGCCAGCGGCGGCACCGATGAAGGCACCGACGGGGGCGCGAGCGCCGCGATCATCACGACCAACGGCTCGGAGCCCGAGAACCCGTTGATCCCCACCGCCACCAACGAGGTCGGCGGAGGCAAGATCCTCGACGCGATCTTCGCGGGTCTGGTCTCGTACGAGGCCGACGGCACCCCCGTCAACGACATGGCCGAGGAGATCGTCGTCGACGACCCTCAGAACATCACCGTGAAGATCAAGGAGGGCCAGTTCTTCACCGACGGTGAAGAGGTCACGGCCGACAACTTCATCAACGCCTGGAACTACGGCGCTCTGCTGTCGAACGAGCAGTACAACAGCTACTTCTTCGAGGACATCGAGGGCTTCAGCTACGACGAGGACTCGGAGCTCACCGGCCTCGAGCAGGTGGACGAGTACACGTTCACGATCGCGCTGAACAAGCCGGCCTCGGACTTCCCGCTGCGCCTGGGCTACTCGGCCTACTACCCGCTTCCCGACGCCGCATTCGAGGACATGGATGCGTTCGGCGAGAGCCCGATCGGCAACGGTCCGTACATGCTCGCCAGCGAGGACGCGTGGCAGCACGACGTGCAGATCGACCTTGTCAAGAACGAGGAGTACCAGGGTGTGCGCCAGGCGGCCAACGGCGGCCTGACCATCAACTTCTACGCGACGCAGGATGCCGCGTACGCCGACCTGCTGGGCGGCGAGGTCGACGTGATCGACGCGATCCCGCCGTCGTCGCTGGCCTCCTTCGAGTCGGACCTGGGCGACCGCGCGGTCAACCAGCCGGCCGCGGTGTTCCAGTCCTTCACGATCCACTCCGAGCTGCCGCACTTCTCCGGCGAGGAGGGCGAGCTCCGCCGCGCCGCCATCTCGATGGCGATCAACCGCGAGGAGATCACCGACACGATCTTCCAGGGCAGCCGCACCCCCGCGAGCGACTTCACGTCGCCCGTCATCGACGGCTGGACCGACTCGCTCGAGGGCGCCGATGTCCTGGAGTACAACCCCGAGCAGGCCCAGGCCCTGTGGGCGGAGGCCGACGCCATCTCCCCGTGGGAGGGCACCTTCCAGATCGCGTACAACGCCGACGGCGGCCACGACCAGTGGGTCGACGCCGTGTCGAACTCGATCCAGAACACCCTCGGCATCGACGCGTCGGGCGCGGCCTACCCCACCTTCGCCGAGCTGCGCGAGCTGGTGAACTCCCGCACCATCACGACGGCGTTCCGCACCGGCTGGCAGGCCGACTACCCGGGTCTGTACAACTTCCTCGGGCCGCTCTACGCGACCAATGCGGGCTCCAACGACGGCGACTACTCGAACCCCGAGTTCGACGCCCTGCTCGCCGAGGGAATCTCGACGGATGACCAGGAGGCCGCCAACGAGCTGTTCCAGCAGGCGCAGGAGATCCTCCTCGCCGATCTGCCGGCCATCCCGCTCTGGTACTCGAACGTGACCGGCGGATACGCCGACACCGTCGAGAACGTGGAGTTCGGCTGGAACTCGGTTCCGCTCTACCACGAGATCACGAAGGGCGAATAG
- a CDS encoding ABC transporter permease: MASYILRRLLQVIPVFFGATLLIYFMVFAMPGDPILALFGDRTPNPNLLEQIREQYHLNDPFIVQYFYYILGVFQGDFGVSFSGQPVADVLARTFPVTLRLAVMAIAIELVLAVIIGTISGIRKGKVFDNTSLVIALIFVAVPIFVLAFLAQYFLAIQLGWFRPTVGAQNDWGDLWLPAIVLGLSLYATSMRLTRASVIDALNQDWVRTAYSKGLPRRRVVPVHVLRNSLLPVITNSATNFGVLMVGATVTEGIFNVPGVGQTLYSAVTRQEGPTVVSFVTVFVIFYVLVNLVVDLLYGLLDPRIRYAK, from the coding sequence GTGGCCAGCTACATCCTCAGACGACTGCTGCAGGTGATCCCGGTCTTCTTCGGGGCCACGCTGCTCATCTATTTCATGGTCTTCGCCATGCCGGGGGACCCGATCCTCGCCCTCTTCGGCGACCGGACCCCCAACCCGAACCTGCTCGAGCAGATCCGGGAGCAGTACCACCTGAACGACCCGTTCATCGTGCAGTACTTCTACTACATCCTGGGCGTGTTCCAGGGCGACTTCGGCGTGAGCTTCTCAGGCCAGCCGGTCGCCGACGTCCTCGCGCGCACGTTCCCGGTGACGCTGCGCCTCGCGGTCATGGCCATCGCGATCGAGCTCGTGCTGGCGGTCATCATCGGCACCATCTCGGGCATCCGCAAGGGCAAGGTCTTCGACAACACCTCGCTCGTCATCGCCCTGATCTTCGTCGCGGTGCCGATCTTCGTGCTCGCATTCCTCGCGCAGTACTTCCTCGCGATCCAGCTCGGCTGGTTCCGCCCCACCGTCGGGGCGCAGAACGACTGGGGCGACCTCTGGCTCCCGGCGATCGTGCTGGGCCTGAGCCTCTACGCCACGAGCATGCGGCTCACGCGCGCCTCCGTCATCGACGCCCTCAATCAGGACTGGGTGCGCACCGCCTACAGCAAGGGACTGCCGCGCCGCCGCGTCGTCCCCGTGCACGTGCTGCGCAACTCCCTCCTGCCGGTCATCACCAACTCGGCCACCAACTTCGGTGTGCTCATGGTCGGCGCGACCGTCACGGAGGGCATCTTCAACGTCCCGGGCGTCGGCCAGACCCTGTACTCCGCCGTCACCCGGCAGGAGGGGCCGACCGTGGTGTCCTTCGTCACGGTGTTCGTGATCTTCTACGTGCTGGTCAACCTCGTGGTCGACCTGCTCTACGGCCTGCTCGACCCGAGGATCCGCTATGCCAAGTGA
- a CDS encoding ABC transporter permease — translation MPSDQLSPNHYVAPVKSAEVTVDAVRVDAKPSSLWRDAWTDIRRRPTFWVTSVVVVVVVLMAIFPTLFTQVPPDRECFLSNSNGGPAPGHPLGFTFQGCDIWSRLVWGARTSLVVGLLATLIGTVIGTVMGALAGFYGGWLDSILSRIGDIFFAIPYILAAIVVMSVFSQNRTPLVLAFAIGGFAWASTARVVRAEVLRVRQADFVMASRALGLSRFRTLVSHVLPNAFAPVLVIATITLGAAISAEATLSFLGVGLGSDTMSWGLDISQAQSSLRVAPMALIYPSIALTVTILAFIILGELLRDALDPKARARR, via the coding sequence ATGCCAAGTGATCAGCTCTCGCCGAACCACTACGTCGCCCCGGTCAAGAGCGCCGAGGTCACGGTGGACGCCGTGCGCGTCGACGCCAAGCCCAGCAGCCTGTGGCGGGATGCCTGGACCGACATCCGCCGCCGCCCGACGTTCTGGGTGACCAGCGTCGTCGTGGTGGTCGTCGTGCTCATGGCGATCTTCCCGACCCTGTTCACGCAGGTGCCGCCCGATCGCGAGTGCTTCCTGAGCAATTCCAACGGCGGACCCGCGCCGGGGCATCCACTCGGCTTCACCTTCCAGGGCTGCGACATCTGGTCGCGCCTCGTGTGGGGTGCGCGCACGTCGCTCGTCGTGGGTCTGCTCGCGACCCTGATCGGGACCGTGATCGGGACGGTGATGGGCGCCCTCGCCGGTTTCTACGGCGGGTGGCTCGACTCGATCCTCTCGCGGATCGGCGACATCTTCTTCGCGATCCCCTACATCCTCGCGGCGATTGTCGTGATGAGCGTCTTCTCACAGAACCGCACGCCGCTCGTGCTGGCCTTCGCGATCGGCGGTTTCGCATGGGCGTCGACCGCGCGCGTCGTGCGAGCGGAGGTGCTGCGGGTGCGTCAGGCCGACTTCGTGATGGCCTCGCGCGCGCTCGGCCTCTCGCGTTTCCGCACTCTGGTCTCGCACGTGCTCCCGAACGCCTTCGCCCCCGTGCTCGTCATCGCGACGATCACGCTCGGTGCGGCGATCTCGGCCGAAGCGACCCTGTCGTTCCTGGGTGTCGGTCTCGGCAGCGACACGATGTCGTGGGGACTGGACATCAGCCAGGCGCAGTCGTCGCTGCGCGTGGCGCCGATGGCCCTCATCTACCCCTCGATCGCCCTCACCGTGACGATCCTGGCATTCATCATCCTGGGCGAACTGCTCCGAGACGCCCTCGACCCGAAGGCGAGGGCCCGCCGATGA